The region GCGGCTACTTCGGCGATGCGGGCCGTGGCGGCCAGTCGTTCAGCGGCGGGCAGCGCGTCTACCCCGACGACCCGGGCTACCGGCGCCGCACCCCCTTTGCCGGCCAGGCCGGCGCCTCCGGGGCGCAGGGCGGCCAGCATGCCGGCCGGCGCGTGACCGGCCCCAAGGGTTACCGCCGCTCTGACGAGCGCGTGCGGGAAGATGTGTGCGAACGCCTGGCGATGAACCCGTATATCGACGTGGGCGAGGTCAGCGTGGAAGTCGCGAATGGTGTCGTGACGCTGGACGGCACCGTCAGCGAGCGCCGCGAGAAATACGTCGTCGAGGAAATCGCCGACGCGGTGTTCGGCGTCACCGAGGTCGATAACCGCCTGCGCGTGCAACGCCAGCAAGGCAGCTCCTGGGCCGCGGGCTCCGAAGTGGGCGGCGACACATCGACGGGCAGCGCCAGCAGTACGTCGGCCGGCGGCACATCGCCGGACCGCACCCTGAACAAGAGCTGAGCGTTGACGCCCATCCAGTCCATCGCGCCCAAGGCGCCCGCCCCGCGGCGGGCGCCACGCAAGCTGGCGCCCGACAGCAAGCTGATGGTGCCGCTGGACGCGTTGCGTCCTACCCAGATCACGGTCGGCGGCTACCACGTGGCGCAGAAGATGCACGTAACGCGGCGCATCGCGCCCGAGGCGCGCGCGGCGTTCCTGGACCGGCACCGCGTGCATCTGGTGATCGGGCCGCAGCAGGTGCTCTATGTGGTTGACCACCACCATTGGGTGCGCGCGTGGCATGACCTCGGGCTGACCCATGTGCCCGGCATCGTGCGCGCCGACCTGAGCGACATGGAGCTGCCCGCGTTCTGGCGCCACATGGTCGCCCAGCACCTGGTCCACCCCTACGACGAGCATGGCCGCCGGCGGCCGCTGACCGAACTGCCCGAGGCCATCCACGATATGCGCGACGACCCGTACCGCAGCCTGGAGGCCTTCGTTCAGCTTGCGGGCGGCTATCGCAAGGTCAAGACCGCCTACCTCGATTTCCGCTGGGCGGACTTCTTCCGGCGCCACGTGCCCGGGCCGTTCGACACGCCGCATCACTTCGCCTTCGCGGTGGCGCACGCCTTCAGGCTGGCGCACTCGCGCGAGGCCAAGGACCTGCCCGGCTATATCGGCGCGCTGGGCTGCTGAGCGCCGGGCCGGTGACGGTCAGCCGCCATTGCCCTTCTTGCCGTTCGCCGGCTGCGCCTGGCTCGCCGCCAGCAACTGCAGCAGCCGCGCCTCGTCCGCGCGCAGCCGGGCCATGGCGGGCGCCCGGCCGCCCGCCTGCAGCACGCCGGCAAGGTATGCATCGATGACGTCGGGATGCACATAGCATTTGCGGCACACCGCGACAGTATTGCGCAGCTGGCCCGCGACCTCGCGGATGGCATCGGTCACGGCCTTGCGGCGCGCCGTCTCGCTGGCCGCTTCCGGCAGTTTGCGCAGGATCGCCAGCGCATGCACGCTGCCGGCCCAGGTGCGGAAATCCTTGGCGGTAAAGTCGCCGCCGGTCACCTCCTGCAGGTAGGCGTTGACGTCGGCCGAGCCGATCTCGCGGATCTCGCCCTCGCTGTCGCGGTACTTGAACAGACACTGGCCGGGCAGGTCGGCACAGTTGCGCACGATGCGCGCGAGGCGCGGGTCGTTCACGGAGACGTCGTGCGTGATGCCGCTCTTGCCGGTGAACTGGAAGCGCAGCCGGCTGCCGCGCACGGTTACGTGGCGCCGCCGCAGCGTGGTCAGTCCGTAGGTACGGTTCTGACGCGCGTAGCGCGGCGAGCCGACGCGCACCAGCGTGGCGTCGAGCAGCAGCACCACCGCGCCCACCACCTTCTCGCGCGGCATGCCGTTGCGGCGCAGGTCGCGCGCCACCCGGGCGCGCAGGCGCGGCAGCGCGGCGCCGAATGCCGCCAGCCGCGCATACTTGTCGGAATCGCGCAGCGCGGCCCATTGCGGGTGGTAGACGTACTGCTTGCGCCCGCGCGCGTCGCGCCCGGTGGCCTGCAGGTGGCCGCGCGGGTCGGGGCAGATCCACACCGACTCGTAGGCCGGCGGAATCGCCAGCGCCGCGATGCGCGCCAGCGTCTCGGCATCCGTCACGCGCTTGCCATCGGGGCCGGTATAGCTGAAGCCGCTGCCATGGCGCCGGCGCGTGATGCCCGGGCTACTGTCATCGACATAGCGCAGCCCGGCGTCGCGCAGCACCGCGTCGAGCGCGGCGGGGGCTTCGGCGCCGGGCAGCGTGCTGTCCATGGGCGCGCGCGGCTAGGCCGCGCCCGGCGCGCTGGCCGGCTCGCGCTGCGGTTCGAGTCCCGCATCGGGCGCGGGAGGCGCGGGCTTGGGCGGCGCCGGCGGCGCCGCGCGCTCGGCGGTGACCGGGCCGGCGCGGGCCACGGTGACCATTTCACGCAGCCAGTTGACCAGCATGCTGCTGTAGGTGCGCTGGTACTCCTCGTCGCTCAGGCCATGGTCGGCGCCCTTGATCACGCGGTAGGTCAGCGAATTGGCATGGATGCAGGCATCGACATAGCTCATCACCGCGGCATGGGGCACGATCTGGTCGTGCTCGGATTCGATCACCAGCACATCGCCGGTAAACGCCGTGCAGGCGCGCAGCGCGCGATTGCTCGCGGGCGGCACCATGCTGCGCCGGTAGGCCACCAGGTCCTGCTCGCGGTGCAGCTGGCGCTTGGGCAGGTCCCAGCCGGAGTCCATGTACAGCGCCGGGGCACGGAACGCCAGCCAGCGCACCTGGCGCAGGCTGCTGAGCAGCGCCGCCAGGTAGCCGCCATAGCTGCTGCCCACCACCGCGATCGCGTTGCGGTCGACCTCGGGCTGGCGCACCAGCACATCGTAGGCCGCCACCACGTCTGCCAGGTTGCGCGTGCGGCTGACGGTCTCGTACTGCGCGCGCGTGCCGGCGTGGCCGGTCAGGTCGAAGGTCAGGCAAACGCAGCCCAGCCCCGCCACCTTGCGCGCCCGCGCGAGGTATTGCTGCTGGCTGCCGCCCCAGCCATGCACGAACAACACGCCCGGCAACTTGGTTTCCGGGCTGATCAGGGTACCGGCAATGGTGCCGCCTTCGCTTTCGATCTGCAGCAGTTCTTCATGCGTTGCCATCGGACTCAGGCTCCAGTCGTGCGTACTTGGTCAACGGGCCGACATGGCGGTCTTCGCCCTGGTAAAAGACCTCGGCGTCATCCGGCACGCGCACATCGTTGCCGTAGACTTCGCGCGTGGACGCGAGCACGCGTGTGCGGCCCGGGTCGTCGCGCAATGCCGCCAGCGCCAGCAGTTCGGCACCGGTCGCGCCGCCCACGCGCCAGGACTGCTCCAGCACCCCGCCGAGCACCTGGCCGCCATCGGCGCCGCCGGCCGGCGCGCCAAAGGCGACGTCGTAATTGCAGCGCGACAGCACCATGCCGCCGCCCTCGCCATAGCAGGCCACCGCGGCCTCGTGATACACCATCGCCGCGCGCACCGCGGCAATGATGCGGGCGTCGAACGGGTGCTGCAGCAGCGCGTCAAAGCCGCCGCGTACCACCGTCAGCGTCGAGCCGCCGTAGACCTTCTGGCCCCGGTTGTTCTCGGTCAGCC is a window of Cupriavidus taiwanensis LMG 19424 DNA encoding:
- a CDS encoding ParB-like protein, which gives rise to MTPIQSIAPKAPAPRRAPRKLAPDSKLMVPLDALRPTQITVGGYHVAQKMHVTRRIAPEARAAFLDRHRVHLVIGPQQVLYVVDHHHWVRAWHDLGLTHVPGIVRADLSDMELPAFWRHMVAQHLVHPYDEHGRRRPLTELPEAIHDMRDDPYRSLEAFVQLAGGYRKVKTAYLDFRWADFFRRHVPGPFDTPHHFAFAVAHAFRLAHSREAKDLPGYIGALGC
- a CDS encoding alpha/beta hydrolase family protein, whose protein sequence is MATHEELLQIESEGGTIAGTLISPETKLPGVLFVHGWGGSQQQYLARARKVAGLGCVCLTFDLTGHAGTRAQYETVSRTRNLADVVAAYDVLVRQPEVDRNAIAVVGSSYGGYLAALLSSLRQVRWLAFRAPALYMDSGWDLPKRQLHREQDLVAYRRSMVPPASNRALRACTAFTGDVLVIESEHDQIVPHAAVMSYVDACIHANSLTYRVIKGADHGLSDEEYQRTYSSMLVNWLREMVTVARAGPVTAERAAPPAPPKPAPPAPDAGLEPQREPASAPGAA
- a CDS encoding DNA topoisomerase IB is translated as MDSTLPGAEAPAALDAVLRDAGLRYVDDSSPGITRRRHGSGFSYTGPDGKRVTDAETLARIAALAIPPAYESVWICPDPRGHLQATGRDARGRKQYVYHPQWAALRDSDKYARLAAFGAALPRLRARVARDLRRNGMPREKVVGAVVLLLDATLVRVGSPRYARQNRTYGLTTLRRRHVTVRGSRLRFQFTGKSGITHDVSVNDPRLARIVRNCADLPGQCLFKYRDSEGEIREIGSADVNAYLQEVTGGDFTAKDFRTWAGSVHALAILRKLPEAASETARRKAVTDAIREVAGQLRNTVAVCRKCYVHPDVIDAYLAGVLQAGGRAPAMARLRADEARLLQLLAASQAQPANGKKGNGG